The DNA segment TCCGTCGACGATGACGAGGCCGCGTTGGCGACCGTCGGCACCACGGACGGCGGACGGCACCGCCGCAACGGCCGCGGGGCCGAGACCCCGTCGGACGTGATGTCATGACGGCAGCGCTGACCACGCCGCGCCCGGCGCCGTCCACGTTCGGGCAGTGGTGGGTGCTCACCAACCGGCTGATCTCCCCGACGCTGCGCAACGGTGAAGTCGTCACCGCGCTGGTCGCCTCGGTGGTGTTCACGGTCGGCTGGTACATCCCGCTGAACAACATCCTCGGACCCCGCTCCGGGATGAGCACCTACGCGCAGTTCTTGATGCCGCTGGTTGCGCTGCAGGGTATTTCGTTCGCCGCGATCACCGGGGCGCTACGCGCGGCGACCGATTCGGTCAAGGGCATCAACCGGCGGTTCGACTCGATGCCGATCGCCCCGTTCACCCCGCTGGCGGCGCGCATGACCGCCGGGTTGTACCGGTGCGCGGTCGGCACGGCCGCCGCGCTGATCAGCGGTCATATCATCGGGTTCCGGTTCCACGGTGGCCTGGTGAACGCCATCGGCTTCTGCGTACTGCTGCTGGCGATCGGGCTGGTGCTGTCGTTCCTCGCCGACCTGCTGGGCAGCAGCTCGAAGAA comes from the Mycolicibacterium litorale genome and includes:
- a CDS encoding ABC transporter permease — protein: MTAALTTPRPAPSTFGQWWVLTNRLISPTLRNGEVVTALVASVVFTVGWYIPLNNILGPRSGMSTYAQFLMPLVALQGISFAAITGALRAATDSVKGINRRFDSMPIAPFTPLAARMTAGLYRCAVGTAAALISGHIIGFRFHGGLVNAIGFCVLLLAIGLVLSFLADLLGSSSKNPEATSQWLMLPQLIFGLISVGIQPVEHFPDWIQPIVRNQPISQFIYALRALGGDTTPGAGEVNWATIGPSVAWLMGVMTIMVPLSVLILRRRP